One stretch of Streptomyces hygroscopicus DNA includes these proteins:
- a CDS encoding phospholipase C, phosphocholine-specific, whose product MTGLVALGKAADVDAAGPPPNELRPSAMESPTVRDNPCSGAREEQRAPEPSGTPLTAKTALAAGYLSPVGVSSPVSIGSSNAADQLKWGELSGAPVTGS is encoded by the coding sequence GTGACCGGCCTCGTCGCACTGGGAAAGGCCGCGGACGTGGACGCCGCCGGGCCGCCGCCGAACGAGTTGCGGCCGTCGGCGATGGAGTCGCCGACGGTGCGGGACAACCCGTGCTCAGGGGCGCGCGAGGAACAGCGCGCCCCTGAGCCGAGCGGCACCCCGCTGACGGCGAAAACCGCGTTGGCAGCGGGTTACTTGTCCCCGGTCGGGGTCTCGTCTCCGGTCAGCATCGGCAGCAGCAACGCCGCCGACCAGCTGAAGTGGGGCGAGTTGAGCGGCGCCCCGGTGACCGGGTCGTAG
- a CDS encoding LuxR family transcriptional regulator: MIRVLIADDEALMRAGIRLILENAEDIEVAAEAGDGREAAEACRTQQIDVALLDIQMPIRDGIAAAEDIARLSPRTCVVMLTAFGEEAHVTRALRAAASGFILKDTGPADLIRAVQLAAKGEPVLAPRITRRLLERHVQSGRDTEAALRRIEELTPAERDVLRLLGTGLSNAEIADQLYLSAGTVKAHISRILTRTGCANRVQAAILAHDAELLTGR; the protein is encoded by the coding sequence ATGATCCGAGTCCTGATCGCCGACGACGAGGCGCTGATGCGTGCGGGAATCCGGCTGATCCTGGAGAACGCCGAGGACATCGAGGTGGCCGCCGAGGCGGGCGACGGCCGGGAGGCGGCCGAGGCATGCCGGACCCAGCAGATCGATGTCGCCCTGCTCGACATCCAGATGCCGATCCGGGACGGGATCGCCGCCGCCGAGGACATCGCTCGCCTCTCGCCCCGCACCTGCGTCGTGATGCTGACGGCCTTCGGCGAGGAAGCGCACGTGACCCGCGCCCTGCGGGCCGCGGCGAGCGGGTTCATCCTCAAGGACACCGGTCCCGCCGATTTGATCCGCGCCGTGCAACTCGCCGCGAAGGGCGAACCGGTACTGGCACCCCGGATCACCCGGCGACTGCTGGAACGGCATGTGCAGTCCGGCCGGGACACTGAGGCCGCTCTGCGCAGGATCGAAGAACTGACCCCGGCCGAACGGGATGTCCTGCGGCTGCTCGGCACGGGCCTGTCCAACGCGGAGATCGCCGATCAGCTGTATCTGAGCGCCGGCACGGTCAAGGCGCACATCAGCCGGATCCTCACCCGCACCGGCTGCGCCAACCGCGTACAGGCCGCCATCCTCGCACACGACGCCGAGCTGCTCACCGGCCGTTGA
- a CDS encoding transposase: protein MSRPQRADRSTSALVSVDSAVARARHDAVDMLVDAGVLTPLEKAVEEERARAKRAGRWRMSNLSARLAQQPQRKRVTTTTTTVATPHSAATHRSTA from the coding sequence ATGTCGAGGCCGCAGCGCGCGGACAGGTCGACCTCAGCCCTGGTCAGCGTGGACTCCGCCGTGGCCCGGGCCCGCCACGACGCCGTCGACATGCTCGTGGACGCCGGTGTCCTCACCCCGCTGGAGAAGGCGGTTGAGGAGGAGAGGGCACGCGCGAAAAGGGCCGGGCGGTGGCGGATGTCGAACCTCTCGGCCCGGCTCGCGCAACAGCCTCAGCGGAAACGGGTCACCACTACAACCACCACCGTTGCCACACCGCACTCGGCGGCCACCCACCGATCAACCGCGTGA
- a CDS encoding oxidoreductase, with protein MNTLSASLPGGTWPLGDLTVTRFGYGAMQLAGPGVMGPPADRDGALTILREAADLGITHIDTSGAYGPRVTNELIREALHPYRESLHIVTKVGAVRDEQGGWPPARRPEDLRRAVHENLEDLGLDVLDVVNLRLGDAQGPRPGSLAEPFEALVELQQQGLIRHLGVSNATAEQVAEAQVIAPIVCVQNMYNLAHRQDDELIDELADKGIAYVPFFPLGGFTPLESTALSAVATRLDATPMSVALAWLLHRSPNILLIPGTSSVVHLRENAAGTGLSLSDEELAELDKIGR; from the coding sequence ATGAACACACTCTCTGCGTCACTCCCCGGCGGCACCTGGCCCCTGGGCGATCTGACCGTCACCCGCTTCGGCTACGGCGCCATGCAGCTCGCCGGCCCTGGGGTCATGGGCCCGCCTGCCGACCGCGACGGCGCACTCACCATCCTGCGTGAGGCCGCCGACCTCGGGATCACCCACATCGACACCTCCGGCGCCTACGGGCCGCGCGTCACCAATGAGCTGATCCGTGAAGCACTGCACCCCTACCGCGAATCGCTGCACATCGTGACCAAGGTCGGCGCGGTCCGCGATGAGCAGGGCGGCTGGCCCCCTGCCCGGCGGCCCGAGGACCTGCGCCGCGCCGTCCACGAGAACCTCGAGGACCTCGGCCTCGACGTGCTTGATGTGGTCAACCTCCGGCTCGGCGACGCCCAGGGCCCTCGGCCCGGTTCGCTCGCCGAGCCCTTCGAGGCTCTTGTCGAACTCCAGCAGCAAGGCCTGATCCGGCATCTGGGCGTGAGTAACGCGACGGCGGAACAGGTCGCCGAGGCGCAGGTGATCGCGCCGATCGTGTGCGTGCAGAACATGTACAACCTCGCCCACCGCCAGGACGACGAGCTGATCGACGAACTCGCCGACAAGGGCATCGCCTACGTGCCCTTCTTCCCGCTCGGCGGCTTCACCCCGCTGGAGTCCACGGCGCTTTCTGCCGTGGCCACCCGGCTGGACGCGACGCCGATGTCGGTCGCCCTGGCCTGGCTGCTGCACCGGTCGCCGAACATCCTGCTCATTCCCGGCACCTCGTCAGTGGTACACCTGCGCGAGAACGCCGCCGGTACGGGACTCTCGCTCTCCGACGAGGAACTCGCCGAGTTGGACAAGATCGGCCGCTAG
- a CDS encoding LysR family transcriptional regulator yields the protein MDILETRELRYFLAVAEELHFGRAAERLGMAQPPLSRAIQRLERRLGVSLLTRNRRGVALTGAGEMLLYEGRAALDAITAAARRARRAGGADDPRGPRNRLVLAVKAAASHELLHKLLDAYAAEPDAAEVDVLPSGTCEQEEMLRDGRADVALMHKPFNSLTGFDSEELTTEGQIAILPAGHPLAAHKTLSLADVSDIPDLPLARWSRDGVYPPGPGPEIHDQTQLAQLIALGRTVAVFPDSARAWLWAEHTAVPLTDAPPVVTHIAWPAHSRSLALAGLVRAATRL from the coding sequence ATGGACATCTTGGAGACCCGCGAGCTGAGGTACTTCCTGGCCGTGGCCGAGGAACTGCACTTCGGCCGTGCCGCCGAGCGCCTCGGCATGGCACAGCCACCGCTGTCCCGGGCGATCCAGCGGCTCGAGCGGCGCCTCGGTGTCTCCCTGCTGACACGCAACCGTCGCGGAGTCGCCCTGACTGGCGCCGGGGAGATGCTGCTGTACGAGGGCCGCGCGGCCCTCGACGCGATCACCGCCGCCGCCCGCCGCGCCCGCCGCGCCGGTGGCGCTGACGACCCGAGAGGCCCCCGCAACCGCCTGGTGCTGGCGGTGAAGGCCGCCGCGTCCCACGAGTTGCTGCACAAGCTCCTCGACGCCTACGCGGCCGAGCCGGACGCCGCCGAGGTCGACGTGCTGCCGAGCGGTACATGCGAGCAGGAAGAGATGCTGCGCGATGGCCGGGCTGACGTGGCGCTCATGCACAAGCCGTTCAACTCCCTCACTGGGTTCGACAGCGAGGAACTGACGACCGAGGGGCAGATCGCCATCCTGCCCGCCGGGCACCCCCTCGCCGCGCACAAGACTCTGTCCCTGGCCGACGTCAGCGACATCCCCGACCTTCCGCTCGCCCGTTGGTCCCGTGACGGCGTCTACCCACCCGGTCCGGGCCCCGAGATCCACGATCAGACGCAACTGGCCCAACTGATCGCCCTCGGACGCACCGTGGCCGTCTTCCCCGACTCCGCCCGCGCCTGGCTATGGGCCGAGCACACCGCCGTCCCCCTGACCGACGCACCCCCCGTCGTCACTCACATCGCGTGGCCCGCGCACAGCCGCTCCCTCGCCCTCGCGGGGCTGGTCCGCGCAGCCACACGGCTATGA
- a CDS encoding luciferase-like protein has translation MKFAVALPQSNRVGDTAAIRDVAQAAEELGFWAVSMQDHIVFDGVWLGCGAEDDEGRNDRRTVFEQLTTFGYVAGITSTIRLLTSVMLLPVRETILAAKQIATLDQLSGGRMLLGIGVGLSGTDRDPQVLETLSRNATVEMAALGVDVTKRGRLADEQLEALRRIWTDDSASYDGKLVRFKEIEVFPKPAQPGGPPILIAGNSPAALRRTARGGYWWLPNHATPDEVVGGLAALAESGHRPPECVLDLFWRMDNTTAGARAACRGTLENAFGDHLPVRNLVGTPDEIAARCREYRDAGVSAIEMKPVFRSVKELIGMMETLMTEVAPTV, from the coding sequence ATGAAATTCGCAGTGGCACTACCACAGTCCAACCGCGTCGGGGACACTGCCGCGATCCGCGATGTCGCCCAGGCCGCCGAGGAACTCGGGTTCTGGGCCGTGTCGATGCAGGACCACATCGTCTTCGATGGCGTGTGGCTCGGCTGCGGTGCCGAGGACGACGAAGGCCGAAATGACCGTCGAACCGTGTTCGAGCAGCTCACCACGTTCGGCTACGTCGCCGGGATCACCTCCACGATCCGGCTGCTGACCAGCGTCATGCTGCTGCCGGTGCGCGAGACCATCCTTGCGGCCAAACAGATCGCCACGCTCGACCAGCTCTCCGGCGGGCGGATGCTCCTGGGAATCGGTGTCGGGCTGTCCGGCACCGACCGTGACCCGCAGGTCCTCGAAACGCTCTCCCGCAATGCCACGGTGGAGATGGCCGCGCTCGGCGTGGACGTGACAAAACGTGGCCGGCTCGCCGACGAGCAACTCGAGGCGCTCAGGCGCATTTGGACCGACGACAGCGCTTCCTACGATGGGAAGTTGGTCCGCTTCAAGGAAATCGAGGTATTCCCCAAGCCGGCACAGCCCGGGGGGCCGCCGATCCTGATCGCCGGTAACTCGCCCGCCGCATTGCGGCGTACGGCCCGGGGCGGCTACTGGTGGCTGCCCAACCACGCCACCCCCGATGAGGTCGTCGGCGGCCTGGCCGCGCTCGCCGAATCGGGGCACCGGCCACCGGAGTGCGTACTCGACCTGTTCTGGCGCATGGACAACACCACCGCGGGGGCGCGGGCGGCCTGCCGGGGCACCCTGGAGAACGCCTTCGGTGACCACCTGCCGGTCCGCAACCTGGTCGGCACACCGGACGAGATCGCCGCACGGTGCCGGGAGTATCGCGACGCCGGGGTCAGCGCGATCGAGATGAAGCCGGTCTTCCGCTCGGTCAAGGAGCTCATCGGGATGATGGAGACCCTGATGACCGAGGTCGCGCCGACGGTTTGA
- a CDS encoding recombinase, producing MVTELGSIKDRLLAAAPERKQPLYESLGLALIFDGKRRAVIVESQPSCTYGECPRTDTHHTYTPVLRGELLLP from the coding sequence ATGGTCACCGAGCTCGGCTCCATCAAGGACCGGCTCCTCGCCGCCGCCCCCGAACGCAAACAGCCCCTGTACGAGAGCCTCGGACTCGCACTGATCTTCGACGGAAAAAGGAGGGCCGTGATCGTGGAATCACAGCCCTCATGTACGTACGGAGAGTGTCCGAGGACCGACACGCACCATACGTACACGCCCGTCTTGCGGGGAGAGCTGCTTCTGCCGTAG
- a CDS encoding succinyl-CoA synthetase subunit alpha has translation MAIFLTKDSKVIVQGMTGAEGMKHTRRMLAAGADVVGGVNPRKAGTRVDIDGRTVPVFGSVREAMDVTGAGVSVLFVPPPHAKAAVTEAADARIPLAVVITEGIPVHDAVAFQAYARARATRIIGPNCPGLISPGQSNAGIIPADITKPGRIGLVSKSGTLTYQLMYELRDIGFSTCVGIGGDPVIGTTHIDALAAFEADPDTDLIVMIGEIGGDAEERAARYIADHVTKPVVGYIAGFTAPEGRTMGHAGAIVSGSSGTAAAKKAALEAAGVRVGATPTETAGLVVALLAESPGNAA, from the coding sequence ATGGCCATCTTCCTCACCAAGGACAGCAAGGTCATCGTCCAGGGCATGACGGGCGCGGAAGGCATGAAGCACACCCGGCGGATGCTCGCCGCCGGCGCCGACGTGGTCGGCGGCGTCAATCCGCGCAAGGCCGGGACCCGGGTCGACATCGACGGCCGTACGGTGCCCGTCTTCGGCTCCGTACGCGAGGCCATGGACGTCACCGGCGCCGGTGTGAGCGTCCTGTTCGTCCCGCCGCCCCATGCCAAGGCCGCCGTCACCGAGGCCGCCGACGCCCGGATCCCGCTCGCCGTCGTCATCACCGAGGGCATCCCGGTCCATGACGCGGTCGCCTTCCAGGCGTACGCCCGGGCCCGCGCCACCAGGATCATCGGCCCCAACTGCCCCGGGCTGATCTCCCCGGGCCAGTCCAACGCCGGCATCATCCCCGCCGACATCACCAAACCGGGCCGGATCGGGCTGGTCTCCAAGTCCGGCACCCTCACCTACCAACTGATGTACGAGCTGCGCGACATCGGCTTCTCCACCTGCGTGGGCATCGGCGGCGACCCGGTCATCGGCACCACCCACATCGACGCCCTGGCCGCCTTCGAGGCCGACCCCGACACCGACCTCATCGTGATGATCGGGGAGATCGGCGGCGACGCGGAGGAGCGCGCCGCGCGGTACATCGCCGACCACGTCACCAAGCCGGTCGTCGGCTATATCGCCGGATTCACCGCCCCCGAGGGCCGCACCATGGGCCACGCGGGCGCCATCGTCTCCGGCTCCTCGGGCACCGCCGCGGCCAAGAAGGCGGCGCTGGAGGCGGCGGGCGTGCGCGTAGGAGCGACCCCCACGGAGACCGCCGGGCTGGTGGTGGCCCTGCTGGCCGAATCACCCGGCAACGCCGCGTGA
- a CDS encoding succinyl-CoA synthetase subunit beta: MDLYEHQARELLQENGVLVPRAEVVDTAEAARAAAERLGGRVVIKAQVKTGGRGKAGGVKLADDPAAAEQTARRILGMDIKGHTVHRVMVAEPVEVEREMYLGFTLDRAAGRFAAIASAEGGMEIEEVAARRPEAVARIAIDPAEGVTEAKAAEIAVAGGLPRETAGTIRRLWTVLTAHDALLVEVNPLVVTRDGAIVALDGKVTLDDNARFRQPSWDDSGDRARDPLEARAEAAGLGYVKLDGQVGVIGNGAGLVMSTLDVVAGCGARPADFLDIGGGASAQVMADGLSLVLDDPEVRSVLVNVFGGITACDAVADGIVRALDTVPLTKPLVVRLDGNNAARGRAILGQLAHPLVHQADTMDGAAARAAELAA; the protein is encoded by the coding sequence ATGGACCTGTACGAACACCAGGCACGGGAACTCCTCCAAGAGAACGGCGTGTTGGTGCCGCGAGCCGAGGTCGTGGACACGGCCGAAGCCGCCCGTGCCGCCGCCGAGCGGCTCGGCGGCCGCGTCGTCATAAAGGCCCAGGTGAAAACCGGCGGCCGGGGCAAGGCGGGCGGCGTGAAGCTCGCCGACGACCCGGCGGCGGCCGAGCAGACCGCACGCCGGATCCTCGGCATGGACATCAAGGGCCACACCGTCCACCGGGTGATGGTCGCCGAACCGGTCGAGGTGGAACGGGAGATGTACCTCGGCTTCACTCTGGACCGGGCCGCGGGCCGCTTTGCGGCCATCGCCTCCGCCGAGGGCGGTATGGAGATCGAGGAGGTCGCGGCGCGCCGCCCCGAGGCGGTGGCCCGGATCGCGATCGATCCGGCCGAGGGGGTGACCGAGGCGAAGGCCGCCGAGATCGCCGTCGCCGGGGGACTGCCACGGGAGACGGCCGGGACCATCCGCCGGCTGTGGACCGTCCTGACCGCGCACGACGCCCTCCTGGTCGAGGTCAACCCGCTGGTGGTGACCCGGGACGGCGCGATCGTGGCCCTGGACGGAAAGGTCACCCTGGACGACAACGCCCGCTTCCGGCAGCCGTCATGGGACGACTCCGGCGACCGCGCCCGGGACCCGCTGGAGGCCCGCGCCGAGGCCGCCGGGCTCGGCTACGTCAAACTGGACGGCCAGGTGGGCGTCATCGGCAACGGCGCGGGCCTGGTGATGTCCACCCTGGACGTCGTCGCGGGCTGCGGCGCCCGCCCCGCCGACTTCCTCGACATCGGCGGCGGCGCCTCGGCGCAGGTGATGGCCGACGGGCTGTCCCTCGTCCTCGACGACCCGGAGGTGCGCTCCGTCCTGGTCAACGTCTTCGGCGGCATCACCGCCTGCGACGCGGTGGCCGACGGCATCGTGCGCGCCCTGGACACCGTCCCCCTCACCAAACCGCTGGTCGTCCGGCTCGACGGCAACAACGCCGCACGTGGCCGGGCCATCCTTGGCCAATTGGCTCATCCACTCGTCCACCAGGCCGACACCATGGACGGCGCCGCCGCACGCGCCGCCGAACTCGCCGCGTAG
- a CDS encoding acetolactate synthase, whose amino-acid sequence MPDDSQDVISGGHLVAKALKAEGVEVIYTLCGGHIIDIYDGCVDEGIDVIDVRHEQVAAHAADGYARITGKPGCAVVTAGPGTTDAVTGVANAFRAESPMLLIGGQGAHNQHKMGSLQDLPHVDMMAPITKFAATVPDTARAADMVSMAFRECFHGAPGPSFLEIPRDVLDAKVPVDKARIPQAGHYRASTRSAGDPEAVQKLADLLVQAEKPAILLGSQVWTTRATDSAIELVRTLNVPAYMNGAGRGTLPPGDPHHFQLSRRYAFSNADLIVIVGTPFDFRMGYGKRLSPDATVVQIDLDYRTVGKNRDIDLGIVGDAGLVLSAVTQAASGQGGFGGLPPVRHSNGGAGKRKEWLDELRAAEQKAIEKRLPNLRSDASPIHPYRLVSEINDFLTEDSIYIGDGGDIVTFSGQVVQPKSPGHWMDPGPLGTLGVGVPFVMAAKQARPDKEVVALFGDGAFSLTGWDFETLVRFDLPFVGIVGNNSSMNQIRYGQKAKYGEERERIGNTLGDVPYDQFARMLGGHGEEVRDPADIGPALRRARESGKPSLINVWVDPDAYAPGTMNQTMYK is encoded by the coding sequence ATGCCCGACGACAGCCAGGACGTCATCTCCGGCGGGCACTTGGTCGCCAAAGCACTCAAGGCAGAGGGCGTCGAGGTCATCTACACCCTCTGCGGCGGCCACATCATCGACATCTACGACGGCTGCGTCGACGAGGGCATCGATGTCATCGACGTACGCCATGAACAGGTCGCCGCCCACGCCGCCGACGGCTACGCCCGGATCACCGGCAAGCCCGGCTGCGCCGTCGTCACCGCCGGTCCCGGCACCACCGACGCGGTCACCGGCGTCGCCAACGCCTTCCGCGCCGAGTCACCCATGCTGCTCATCGGCGGCCAGGGCGCCCACAACCAGCACAAGATGGGATCCCTCCAGGACCTTCCGCACGTCGACATGATGGCGCCGATCACCAAGTTCGCCGCCACCGTTCCGGACACCGCCCGCGCCGCCGACATGGTCTCCATGGCCTTCCGCGAGTGCTTCCACGGCGCCCCCGGGCCCTCCTTCCTGGAGATCCCGCGCGATGTGCTGGACGCCAAGGTGCCGGTGGACAAGGCCCGTATCCCCCAGGCCGGGCACTACCGGGCCTCCACCCGCAGCGCCGGTGACCCCGAGGCCGTCCAGAAGCTGGCCGATCTGCTGGTCCAGGCCGAGAAGCCCGCGATCCTGCTGGGCAGCCAGGTGTGGACCACCCGCGCCACCGACTCGGCCATCGAGCTGGTACGCACGCTCAATGTGCCCGCGTACATGAACGGCGCGGGGCGCGGCACACTGCCGCCCGGCGATCCGCACCACTTCCAGCTCTCCCGCCGCTACGCCTTCTCCAACGCCGACCTGATCGTCATCGTCGGCACGCCCTTCGACTTCCGGATGGGCTACGGCAAGCGGCTCTCCCCCGACGCCACCGTGGTCCAGATCGACCTCGACTACCGCACCGTCGGCAAGAACCGGGACATCGACCTCGGCATCGTGGGCGACGCGGGGCTGGTGCTCTCGGCCGTCACCCAGGCCGCTTCCGGCCAAGGGGGGTTTGGGGGGCTTCCCCCCGTAAGGCACAGCAATGGGGGCGCGGGCAAGCGCAAGGAGTGGCTGGACGAGCTGCGCGCCGCCGAGCAGAAGGCGATCGAGAAGCGGCTGCCCAACCTCCGGTCCGACGCCTCCCCCATCCATCCGTACCGCCTGGTCAGCGAGATCAACGACTTCCTCACCGAGGACTCGATCTACATCGGTGACGGCGGCGACATCGTCACCTTCTCCGGTCAGGTCGTCCAGCCCAAGTCGCCCGGCCACTGGATGGACCCGGGGCCGCTGGGGACGCTCGGCGTCGGTGTGCCGTTCGTGATGGCCGCCAAGCAGGCCCGCCCCGACAAGGAGGTGGTGGCGCTCTTCGGCGACGGCGCGTTCTCCCTGACCGGCTGGGACTTCGAGACGCTGGTCCGCTTCGACCTGCCGTTCGTCGGCATCGTCGGCAACAACTCCTCGATGAACCAGATCCGTTACGGCCAGAAGGCCAAGTACGGCGAGGAGCGCGAGCGGATCGGCAACACCCTCGGCGATGTGCCCTACGACCAGTTCGCGCGGATGCTCGGCGGCCACGGCGAGGAGGTCCGCGACCCGGCGGACATCGGCCCGGCGCTGCGGCGCGCCCGGGAGTCCGGCAAGCCGTCGCTGATCAACGTCTGGGTGGACCCGGACGCGTACGCCCCCGGAACCATGAACCAGACCATGTACAAGTAG
- a CDS encoding formyl-CoA transferase, which translates to MSQAAQANQALTGIRVLDMTHVQSGPSATQLLAWLGADVIKLENTTGDITRKQLRDLPDVDSLYFTMLNCNKRSITLNTKSERGKEILTELIRRSDVLVENFGPGAVDRMGFSWERIQEINPRLVYASIKGFGEGPYTKFKAYEVVAQAMGGSMSTTGFEDGPPLATGAQIGDSGTGVHCVAGILAALYQRTHTGRGQRVNVAMQHAVLNLCRVKLRDQQRLTHGPLAEYPNEDFGDEVPRSGNASGGGQPGWAVKCAPGGPNDYVYVIVQPVGWEPITRLIGRPELAEDPEWASPESRLPKLAKMFQLIEEWSSTLPKWEVLEQLTAHNIPCGPILSTKEIVEDASLAANEMIVEVDHPERGPFTTVGSPLKLSDSPVQVERSPLLGEHNEEVYVGELGLGDEEVRLLKTDGVI; encoded by the coding sequence ATGTCCCAGGCTGCCCAGGCCAATCAAGCTCTGACGGGCATCCGCGTCCTCGACATGACGCATGTGCAGTCCGGTCCCTCCGCCACCCAGCTGCTCGCCTGGCTCGGCGCGGATGTGATCAAGCTGGAGAACACCACCGGGGACATCACCCGCAAGCAGTTGCGGGACCTCCCCGATGTGGACTCGCTCTACTTCACGATGCTCAACTGCAACAAGCGGAGCATCACCCTCAACACCAAGTCCGAGCGCGGCAAGGAGATCCTGACCGAGCTGATCCGCCGCAGCGATGTGCTGGTGGAGAACTTCGGTCCGGGCGCCGTGGACCGCATGGGGTTCTCCTGGGAGCGCATCCAGGAGATCAATCCGCGGCTGGTCTACGCCTCGATCAAGGGGTTCGGCGAGGGCCCGTACACCAAGTTCAAGGCGTACGAGGTGGTCGCGCAGGCCATGGGCGGGTCGATGTCCACGACCGGCTTCGAGGACGGCCCGCCGCTGGCGACCGGCGCCCAGATCGGCGACTCCGGCACCGGGGTGCACTGCGTGGCGGGCATCCTCGCCGCGCTCTACCAGCGCACCCACACCGGGCGCGGCCAGCGGGTCAATGTGGCGATGCAGCACGCGGTGCTCAACCTGTGCCGGGTCAAGCTGCGCGACCAGCAGCGGCTGACGCACGGACCGCTCGCCGAGTACCCGAATGAGGACTTCGGCGACGAGGTGCCGCGCAGCGGCAACGCCAGCGGTGGCGGCCAGCCCGGCTGGGCGGTCAAATGCGCGCCCGGCGGGCCCAACGACTACGTCTACGTCATCGTGCAGCCGGTCGGCTGGGAGCCCATCACCCGGCTCATCGGCCGCCCCGAGCTGGCCGAGGACCCGGAGTGGGCCTCGCCCGAGTCGCGGCTGCCGAAGCTGGCCAAGATGTTCCAGCTGATCGAGGAGTGGTCCAGCACCCTGCCCAAGTGGGAGGTGCTGGAGCAGCTCACGGCCCACAACATCCCGTGCGGGCCGATCCTGTCCACCAAGGAGATCGTCGAGGACGCCTCGCTCGCGGCCAACGAGATGATCGTCGAGGTCGACCACCCCGAGCGCGGCCCCTTCACCACGGTCGGCTCCCCGCTGAAGCTCTCCGACTCCCCGGTCCAGGTCGAGCGCTCCCCGCTGCTGGGTGAGCACAACGAAGAGGTGTACGTCGGGGAGCTGGGACTCGGCGACGAGGAAGTGCGGCTGCTCAAAACGGACGGAGTGATCTGA